The DNA window tatttatgtattataccttgtatttaatttgataattacACTATAGGTGAATTGAAGACTTTTAATCCTCTTGcctaataaaaagaagaaactttttttatgaagttattTTGATATGCAAACAAAAAAAGTAAGCAATCTATTGGttttaatttagtaatttgTGATGAAAGATCTCAATGATATATACAATCATTTATAATCTAGTAAAGGTCTTCAGTAGCATTTCCTCACTAGctcttttgatattttaaagcTTAAAAACCAAGTCCTAGTAATTGGTAAGACCTAAAATAACcaatttcaacttttaaataCTCCATTCGATTTAATTTGTATGTACTTTGATTTGATAAAatttttaagaaagtaaaaaaagattttaattctTGTGAAGTTATGATATTAAACTAAAGATAGGTATAATGTATCAAAATACCCTTCAATCTCATGgacttgaaaaaataaaattaacgaattgtcaaaaaaactttttttaaaaaaataaactaaaaggaaaattaaaaatacaaattaaaccttttttttaacCCCACCCTCAAGAAGATCAATAATGTTCTCacttattcttcaaattaacttaatcgCTTAAACCTAACCTTAATCTATCAATTGATGATAGAGGCACTCAACCACTCGAGCAAGCCTGACTCATCTCAATCATATTAAATTTCCAAAAaccaattctttaatttttcttactCTTTATATGTTTGTTTTTCTGTTATGTCACTGCGCAACAAAGTAGGAAACCCAACTATTCCTCACACattctccatttttttctatataatcTAAACTAAAATCCCACACACTTTATcaactcaataaaaaaaaaaacaatcttttTCAAAACTCCTCAATCAAAAAAAGATGGAAGAATCCATTTGTATTCAAAAACTCAATTCTCAAAATGACCAAAAAATCAAGAACTGGGATTTTCTTTCTTCAGATCTTACTGAAAAAATCCTCTCATACCTCCCAATTCGTTCTATAATTGTTGCTTCCTCTGTATGCAAGATCTGGAATTCCATaatcacttcttcttctttcactaCCAAAATCTCTGCTACAAAAAAGCAGCCATGGCTTTTTCTATGTGGCCAAAACAGCATTTTTTACAACAATAACCAACCATTTGCTTATGACCCAGATGCCAATGAGTGGATTTCACTTCCCACTTCAACCCTTTTGTCCCAAGATTTCTTTATTGGTTCAAATGGTTTTTTCTTTGCTACAACTTCTGAAAATTTCAGTTTTAAGCCTATTTTTAATGGAATTTGGGTCCAAACAAGCCCTTCGAGGTTCTCCAGGTGTAATCCTCTTGTGGGTGTTTACAATATAGGGTTAAATCCAAGATTCATTGTTGTTGGTGGGGTTAGATTTGTTGGTGGATTAGTTGATGTTGAGGATAGATTGGCTGTTGAGATTTATAACCCAAATCTTGATTCTTGGGAACTGTGCCCACCTTTACCAGCAGATTTTAGGTCTGGGAACTCATCACAGTGGTTATGTTCAGCTTTGTTAAGAGATAAATTCTACTATGTTTTTGGgatatattcttgttttattacATGTTTCAATTTGGATGAACATTTGTGGAGTGAGGTACAAACACTTAGACCACCTGGGATTTTGTTTTCATTCTTGGTATCTTGTCAAGATTGTTTAGTTTTAGGTGGATTATGTAATTCAACAAATGGACCAAATTTTGTTCTATGGAAGGTTGATGAGAAAACAATGGAGTTTAGTGAACTTGCTATAATGCCTCATGAATTGATGTATTGTTTGTTTGATAGTGATGAAGATGACAAATTTGCTAGTTTGAAATGTGTTGGATTGGGGAATCTTGTTTATGTGTACAATGAAGAACATCATAGGAATTATCCTGCTTGTGTTTGTGAATTTAGTAATGATTTTGGGATGTGTAGTTGGAGGAAGTTGCCTAATTTGCCACCAAATGCTAGTAAGTTTAATAGAGTGATTAGTTTTTGTTCAAATGTTTCACTAGACAACATTCTTGTTGGTGCAAGAATTTGAAGTTTCACGGGCATCGAGCAGTGTGGAGGGATGGATGAGATTCTTCATTATCTTTATGAGGTTTGAATACGAGGAAACTCATGTGCCACTCTTGAAATTTCACAAGCAAGCGGTATGGTGAGAATAGATGAGATTCATTCTTGAAAGAGAAATTTATGGTGGATCGGGACTCAGGAGTGATTTCCCTATAACAAGCCCTACACTACGCTAATCCTGATTTTTAGGATGGTGTTTTCATTCATAATAGTATATGTACGTTTAGAAATATAATAGTATATGTGAACCTTTTTTCATGTTGATGAAATTTTCAGTTAAGAATTCAGgtagtattaattatttttaagttatgcAATC is part of the Solanum stenotomum isolate F172 chromosome 8, ASM1918654v1, whole genome shotgun sequence genome and encodes:
- the LOC125874306 gene encoding F-box/kelch-repeat protein At3g24760, whose amino-acid sequence is MEESICIQKLNSQNDQKIKNWDFLSSDLTEKILSYLPIRSIIVASSVCKIWNSIITSSSFTTKISATKKQPWLFLCGQNSIFYNNNQPFAYDPDANEWISLPTSTLLSQDFFIGSNGFFFATTSENFSFKPIFNGIWVQTSPSRFSRCNPLVGVYNIGLNPRFIVVGGVRFVGGLVDVEDRLAVEIYNPNLDSWELCPPLPADFRSGNSSQWLCSALLRDKFYYVFGIYSCFITCFNLDEHLWSEVQTLRPPGILFSFLVSCQDCLVLGGLCNSTNGPNFVLWKVDEKTMEFSELAIMPHELMYCLFDSDEDDKFASLKCVGLGNLVYVYNEEHHRNYPACVCEFSNDFGMCSWRKLPNLPPNASKFNRVISFCSNVSLDNILVGARI